In Streptomyces sp. NBC_01231, the sequence ACACGCCGGCGACGTGGCCGCTCGGCGGGACCAGCCGGGCCTGGCCGGTGGCCGGGTCGAAGGACTTGATCCAGGGGTAGTACAGGGCCGCGTACTTGGAGTCGTAGCCGGCCGTCTCCTGGCGCCAGACCCGGATCTGACGGGCGTTGAGGCTCGGCGGGGGGTCGATGATGGCGACCCGGTCGCCCATCAGCTCGCAGTGCGCGATCAGACCGAGCTGGACGGCCTTGACGGCCTCCAGGTCGATCGCGCCGCGCTGGTAGGCGGCCATCAGGTCGGGCACCGCGACCATGGAGATCTCGTCGACCGCCTCCAGACCGCCGAAGCCGGTGCGGTCGGCGCTGTCACCGAGGTACTGCGCCGGGCCCACGGACTGCGCGGGCGGCTCCTCCACACCGGCCGGGGCGGCGGGCGGCGCGGCCAGCGCCACCGTCTGGTTGTCCGGGCGGGCCAGCTGCGCGGACGGCGCGGCCTCGGCCACGGTGATGAGCTTGGAGCGCTCCTTGACCTGCGTGACGACGTAGTTGCGGTTGCCCTTCTTGGCCGTCACGTCGAACGTCTCGACCGGCTTGTCGCCGTCCTTGACGATCAGCTTGAACCGCTCGGCCGGACCCTCGCCCTCCGGGTCGGCGACCTCCACGCTCAGCGGGTTGCCGCTCTGGCCGGTCGCGTTGGCGGTCACGGCGAACGTGCCGAGCTGCTTGGGCTCACCGGCGGGCAGCGCGGCCGGGGCGGCCGAGCCGGACACCGCGGCGGGGGAGGCGGAGTCGCCGGAGGCGCCCGCCGCGGAACCGCCCACCCGCACGACGTACGCCGCGGAGCCGCCGTTGTTGAAGAAGCCGTAGACGGAGTGGGCGAGGTAGTACCCGTCGGTGAAGTCACCGAAGGCCGCCACGTACTGCGTCCAGTTGGTCACCAGGGTCGGCTCGTTCAGCGGGCCGGTCGGGGCGAGCCCGACGAAGGCCGCCACCGAGGTGCCCACACCCTCGATCGGGCGGGAGCCGCTGGCCACCTCCTCGACGTATACGCCGGGCGACAGGTAGGACGGCATAGCTGTGCACTCCTCGGGGTACGAGTCAGGTCGCTCTCACCGTCACGCGCGAAGCGCGTCAGCCGAAACGTCCTGGGGTGCCGGATCGGGGGCAACCCTCCTGCCCTCAAGGGCACTTCCCCGCGCCCGTCGGCCCGTAGGGGTGGTGTCGCTGCCCTCGGTGCTGCCCCGGA encodes:
- a CDS encoding phage tail sheath subtilisin-like domain-containing protein, giving the protein MPSYLSPGVYVEEVASGSRPIEGVGTSVAAFVGLAPTGPLNEPTLVTNWTQYVAAFGDFTDGYYLAHSVYGFFNNGGSAAYVVRVGGSAAGASGDSASPAAVSGSAAPAALPAGEPKQLGTFAVTANATGQSGNPLSVEVADPEGEGPAERFKLIVKDGDKPVETFDVTAKKGNRNYVVTQVKERSKLITVAEAAPSAQLARPDNQTVALAAPPAAPAGVEEPPAQSVGPAQYLGDSADRTGFGGLEAVDEISMVAVPDLMAAYQRGAIDLEAVKAVQLGLIAHCELMGDRVAIIDPPPSLNARQIRVWRQETAGYDSKYAALYYPWIKSFDPATGQARLVPPSGHVAGVWARNDSERGVHKAPANEVVRGAVDLEIQITRGEQDLLNPIGVNCIRAFPGRGIRIWGARTLSSDPAWRYLNVRRYFNYLEESILIGTQWVVFEPNDHALWARIRRNVSAFLVNEWRAGALFGAKPEDAFYVKCDEESNPPESVDVGRVVCEIGIAPVKPAEFVIFRLAQFSSGNGELEE